A genomic region of Alistipes megaguti contains the following coding sequences:
- a CDS encoding proton-conducting transporter membrane subunit, protein MLFIYTLLFLVVVVAAIFSTPLRAKAWTALALTAAGALWASVRAIGVLADGGTESLWMIPGTLFGGDSGSMDPLSALFVLLISIGSVASVLYSRGYLAHTLREKSPAHVSLHYTSLTVMAYAMLGVVCSDGGYSFLFFWELMTVASFLLILYDAQRREVSRAALAYLIMMHVGFVLLVVGFVRLDAVCGRATFDALGQYFHTKPALPLFLVFLAGFGMKAGLFPLHVWLPEAHPAAPSHVSALMSGVMIKTGIYGILRTTAALGDLPVLHTAGVILLVVGIITGLWGVILAAMQNDVKRLLAYSSIENIGIILLAVGIAALGKASGNQMVALCGIAGALLHSLNHSFFKSLLFFGAGNILSQTHTTSLDALGGLTKHMPLTSLLFLAATAAICALPPLNGFVSELLVYLGLLDGIASGSNILASAAGLAALALIGGVAVLAFTKLYGTVFLGSPRSHEVAEASEVDNLRLAAMALPLAGILLVGLFPRAAVGCVTRAAEFFLRTPSDAADWLLSPTLTAVGRIAWGLILVVAILAWLRRRTLRGRQVAEGPTWGCGFTAVNTRMQYTGESFSEGLQSIATSLTQNSGEGSPVGKGEIFPDAHRFDVGHRDRIGRLFSAWWVELLRLINQRVMRLRTGKINHYVLFALAFLALVFLLSILHII, encoded by the coding sequence ATGCTATTTATCTACACCCTGTTGTTCCTCGTGGTGGTCGTGGCGGCGATCTTCTCGACGCCGCTGCGGGCCAAGGCGTGGACGGCCCTCGCCCTGACGGCCGCCGGAGCCCTGTGGGCCTCGGTCCGGGCCATCGGCGTACTGGCCGACGGAGGCACCGAATCGCTGTGGATGATCCCCGGCACGCTTTTCGGCGGCGATTCGGGATCGATGGACCCGCTCTCGGCGCTCTTCGTCCTGCTGATCTCGATCGGCTCGGTAGCTTCGGTGCTCTATTCGCGGGGCTATCTGGCCCACACGCTCCGGGAGAAGTCCCCGGCCCACGTCTCGCTGCACTACACCTCGCTCACGGTGATGGCCTACGCCATGCTGGGCGTCGTCTGCTCCGACGGCGGCTACTCGTTCCTCTTCTTCTGGGAGCTGATGACCGTGGCGTCGTTCCTGCTGATCCTCTACGACGCCCAACGCCGTGAGGTGAGCCGCGCGGCGCTGGCCTACCTGATCATGATGCACGTGGGCTTCGTGCTGCTGGTCGTGGGGTTCGTGCGGCTGGACGCCGTCTGCGGACGCGCGACGTTCGACGCCCTGGGCCAATACTTCCACACGAAGCCGGCACTGCCGCTCTTCCTCGTCTTTCTGGCGGGCTTCGGCATGAAGGCCGGCCTCTTCCCGCTGCACGTCTGGCTGCCGGAGGCCCATCCGGCCGCCCCGTCGCACGTCTCGGCGCTGATGTCGGGCGTGATGATCAAGACGGGCATCTACGGCATCCTGCGCACGACGGCCGCCCTGGGCGATCTGCCCGTACTGCACACCGCCGGGGTGATTCTCCTCGTCGTGGGGATCATCACCGGCCTGTGGGGCGTCATTCTGGCCGCCATGCAGAACGACGTGAAGCGCCTGCTGGCCTACTCCTCGATCGAAAACATCGGCATCATCCTGCTGGCCGTGGGCATCGCGGCGCTGGGCAAGGCCTCGGGCAACCAGATGGTGGCGCTGTGCGGCATCGCCGGGGCGCTGCTCCACTCGCTCAACCACTCGTTCTTCAAGTCGCTGCTCTTCTTCGGGGCCGGCAACATTCTCTCGCAGACCCACACCACGTCGCTCGACGCGCTGGGCGGCCTTACGAAACACATGCCCCTCACGTCGCTGCTCTTCCTGGCGGCCACGGCCGCCATCTGCGCCCTGCCGCCGCTCAACGGCTTCGTCTCGGAGTTGCTCGTCTACCTCGGGCTGCTCGACGGCATCGCCTCGGGAAGCAACATCCTCGCCTCGGCGGCCGGTCTGGCGGCGCTGGCGCTGATCGGCGGCGTGGCCGTGCTGGCCTTCACGAAGCTCTACGGCACGGTCTTCCTCGGCTCGCCCCGCTCGCATGAGGTGGCCGAAGCCTCGGAGGTCGACAACCTGCGGCTGGCCGCCATGGCGCTGCCGCTGGCGGGCATCCTCCTCGTGGGACTCTTCCCGCGGGCGGCCGTGGGGTGCGTGACGCGCGCCGCGGAGTTTTTCCTGCGCACGCCGTCGGATGCCGCCGACTGGCTGCTCTCGCCGACGCTCACCGCAGTCGGGCGCATCGCCTGGGGGCTGATTCTGGTCGTCGCCATCCTGGCATGGCTGCGACGCCGCACGCTGCGCGGACGTCAGGTGGCCGAGGGCCCGACGTGGGGCTGCGGCTTCACGGCGGTGAACACCCGCATGCAGTATACGGGCGAGTCCTTCTCCGAAGGGCTGCAGTCGATCGCCACGTCACTGACACAGAACAGCGGCGAGGGGTCGCCCGTGGGCAAGGGCGAGATCTTCCCCGACGCCCACCGCTTCGACGTCGGCCACCGCGACCGCATCGGACGCCTCTTCTCGGCGTGGTGGGTCGAACTGCTGCGCCTGATCAACCAGCGCGTCATGCGCCTGCGTACGGGCAAGATTAACCACTACGTGCTCTTTGCCCTGGCCTTCCTGGCGCTGGTCTTCCTGTTGTCGATCCTCCATATCATCTGA
- a CDS encoding respiratory chain complex I subunit 1 family protein, producing MALLNLLLLLAAALCIPGLINRTRARLAGRKGIRFAQHLYDVRLLLRKGAVYSTTTTVLFRTTPSVILGASLLALLFIPVGNLPPVVSFDGDVVAFAYLLALGRGALILAAMDTGSSFEGMGASREALYGALVEPALMLTIGTLALLSGHISFAELFDTGASDDTQLIIVLLLAAYVLTKIVFTESGRVPVDDPRTHLELTMIHEVMCLDYCGVDLAYIKIANWLKSAALSMLAADAVAAALCPRWWFAAPLAVLLTGLSVGIVESTQARNKLIRNTTFLLTITALAALVFFTGYLLQLNIGIQ from the coding sequence ATGGCACTGCTCAATCTGCTTCTGCTTCTGGCGGCGGCCCTCTGCATTCCGGGGCTGATCAACCGCACGCGGGCCCGGCTGGCGGGCCGCAAGGGCATCCGTTTCGCCCAACACCTCTACGACGTACGCCTGCTGCTGCGCAAGGGGGCCGTCTACTCGACGACGACCACCGTACTGTTCCGCACGACGCCGTCGGTCATCCTGGGCGCGTCGCTTCTGGCGCTGCTCTTCATTCCGGTGGGCAATCTGCCGCCGGTGGTCTCGTTCGACGGCGACGTGGTGGCCTTCGCCTACCTGCTGGCTCTGGGCCGCGGGGCGCTGATTCTGGCGGCCATGGATACGGGCAGCTCGTTCGAGGGGATGGGCGCCAGCCGCGAAGCGCTCTACGGGGCGCTGGTCGAACCGGCGCTGATGCTCACCATCGGGACGCTGGCCCTGCTCTCGGGCCACATCTCCTTCGCCGAACTCTTCGACACCGGAGCCTCCGACGACACGCAGCTGATCATCGTCCTGCTGCTGGCGGCCTACGTGCTGACGAAGATCGTCTTCACCGAAAGCGGCCGCGTGCCGGTCGACGACCCCCGCACGCACCTCGAACTGACGATGATCCACGAGGTGATGTGCCTCGACTACTGCGGCGTCGATCTGGCCTACATCAAGATCGCGAACTGGCTGAAGAGTGCGGCGCTGTCGATGCTGGCGGCCGATGCCGTGGCGGCGGCCCTTTGCCCGCGGTGGTGGTTCGCCGCGCCGCTGGCCGTGCTGCTCACGGGGCTCTCGGTGGGGATCGTCGAGTCGACGCAGGCCCGCAACAAGCTCATCCGCAACACCACCTTCCTGCTCACCATCACGGCACTGGCCGCCCTGGTCTTCTTCACGGGCTACCTGTTGCAACTTAATATCGGTATCCAATGA